One part of the Hydra vulgaris chromosome 01, alternate assembly HydraT2T_AEP genome encodes these proteins:
- the LOC124810593 gene encoding uncharacterized protein LOC124810593 isoform X2, whose translation MIENNVHQDLEDVTNANSVASTSLSSSTSVMETKHILATYADVCAKIKEHELLHTVHYIVGFTRCMEKSFEEVFLRNHKVFFEDKDISYTGVPFIVSSNSTLDCQHGKDKNSNKKALYKIKKKKDASLDHSCKKKRMTLQVTKKFDCPAKVYIKEIIEFSEYKLDRDSSWLRKEVSKKLRAVLALKNTVLMCRKYILLIPSISAHTNHLIGDVAGLNQPICQELIIKIGELVKKGVNSVSEMRRHLDAFIQVEFNSNNILQKTNKRFFPSDETIANHILRARQKLCRSLIDQECLLDKINEWKIYFQDATIKFRPKGGFNSEKNNLELKSSLLFVYQDIWQKRLLLRYGNELAFLDATYRTTRYALPLFFLVVKTNIDYQIVAIFVCEYETTEAITEALMCIKEWNPLFQPKFFCTDYSNEEINSLESVFPGCKVSICDFHREQAWERWLSKTTNGCSNVKDDVKVKLREIAHAKTIDDCKKAIQNLEESLEWRNNPKLVEYLKSTWLCIQKRWVFAYRLDRILLNVNTNNGTERQNQYFKYSFLEKRKNSSLTAMLSICIEEFLPHKYDNYCDENRRAHSSYRKYHDQIPAYLINRPPSLVKHCMKLIDKLQGVDLRGVTAVTDKLYNVASFNSNIREIYQCYLGDSEHLPTCSCPNWFRSSYPCKHFFAIFIKENLTWSAFGTSYANSPYFKLDLFSQEISLAQSNEISLQNIHFEHTAHFEHTAPLSKSPSSPLTKENVMELKSIDCTQVNNSHGLIAEDHTSATCRELLSEIRQMSYLCQSQQTIDNLFEGLRQLKKNLADSLPAEKGILLRPEIQPDTWSKSLTNSPKLCHIPKRCKRKMTKRFGNKYDICKAATDISVMAKKSMNDTLTVSEVTNDLIDFDNCDTFTVSNDAIEIKHLSTDDSNHSYDANIIEDKKQLEKISRRIQSLKSSLIGSREQYDISNGQMLNDKVIHFCQQLMSLQLNINVGLQDPIKGQVLSFHIYTSTPFVQILHDGNLHWICVTTYDCKPGEIYIFDSLFHGSVSMQTKRQICAILHCQQNNLVLKVLPVQQQTNGVDCGIYAVAWARQILETKGVPSTNMMFEQSEMRSHLLKCISNNRMDIFPATAKPLLFRRCVAKIFRVPLHCSCRMFWLPGDEDIFNRQMAQCCGCSKWFHRDCEQIPLSAYEKEDEIWICQDCQNQSK comes from the exons ATGATCGAAAATAACGTGCACCAAGATTTGGAAGATGTAAcga aTGCAAATTCTGTTGCATCAACTTCACTGTCAAGTTCAACTTCCGTTATGGAAACAAAGCACATTTTAGCTACATATGCAGATGTTTGTGCTAAAATAAAAGAGCATGAATTATTGCACACTGTTCATTACATTGTTGGTTTTACAAGATGCATGGAAAAAAGCTTCGAAg AAGTATTTTTGAGAAATCATAAAGTGTTTTTTGAGGATAAAGATATCTCTTACACAGGAGTACCATTCATTGTTTCATCAAATAGCACTCTAGACTGTCAACACGGCAAGGacaaaaatagcaataaaaaagctctgtacaaaattaaaaaaaaaaaagatgcg AGTTTAGATcattcttgcaaaaaaaaaagaatgactCTCCAGGTTACCAAGAAATTTGATTGTCCTGCCAAAGTTTATATCaaagaaattattgaattttCTGAATATAAA CTGGATCGAGATTCAAGTTGGCTAAGAAAAGAAGTTTCCAAAAAATTACGTGCAGTTTTAGCTTTGAAAAATACAGTTTTAATGTgcagaaaatatatattgctAATTCCTTCAATTTCTGCTCATACCAACCATCTTATTGGTGAT gTCGCAGGTCTTAATCAACCTATATGCCAAGAACTCATAATTAAAATCGGTGAGTTGGTCAAAAAGGGTGTAAATTCTGTTTCTGAAATGAGACGTCATCTAGATGCCTTCATTCAGGTggaatttaattcaaataacatTCTTCAAAAGACAAACAAACGTTTTTTCCCAAGTGATGAAACAATTGCAAATCATATATTGAGAGCTAGACAAAAGCTTTGCAGATCACTGATAGATCAAGAATGTCTTTTGGACAAGATTAATGAATGGAAAATATACTTTCAAGATGCAACAATCAAGTTTAGACCCAAAGGAGGATTTAATTCAGAAAAGAATAATTTAGAACTTAAAAGTTCATTGTTGTTCGTATATCAAGATATATGGCAAAAGAGACTGCTGTTACGATATGGTAATGAACTTGCCTTTCTCGATGCTACGTACCGAACAACCAGATATGCGCTGCCTCTCTTTTTCCTTGTTGTTAAAACTAATATTGATTACCAAATTGTGGCTATTTTTGTGTGTGAGTATGAAACTACTGAAGCTATAACAGAGGCACTTATGTGCATCAAAGAATGGAATCCATTGTTCCAGCCAAAGTTTTTTTGTACTGATTATTCAAATGAAGAAATAAATTCACTTGAATCTGTGTTTCCAG GATGTAAAGTGTCTATTTGTGATTTTCATCGAGAACAAGCTTGGGAACGATGGCTGTCTAAAACTACTAATGGCTGTAGCAATGTAAAAGATGACGTTAAAGTTAAGCTTCGTGAAATTGCACATGCTAAAACAATAGATGATTGCAAAAAAGCTATTCAGAACTTAGAGGAATCACTAGAATGGCGAAATAACCCAAAACTTGTAGAATATTTGAAAAGCACTTGGTTATGTATTCAAAAG AGATGGGTATTTGCTTATAGGCTAGATCGAATTTTGCTGAATGTCAACACCAATAATGGAACTGAAAGGCAGAaccaatatttcaaatacaGTTTTTTGGAAAAACGAAAGAATTCTTCTCTAACAGCTATGCTCAGTATTTGCATAGAAGAATTTCTTCCGCACAAATATGATAA ttattgtgaTGAAAATAGAAGAGCACATTCCTCATATAGGAAATACCATGATCAAATTCCAGCTTATTTGATTAATCGGCCACCATCTTTAGTTAAGCATTGTATGAAGTTGATAGATAAATTACAAGGTGTGGATTTGCGTGGCGTTACTGCCGTGACAGACAAACTGTACAATGTTGCttcttttaattcaaatattagAGAAATATACCAATGTTACCTTGGGGATTCAGAACACTTGCCGACTTGTTCATGTCCTAATTGGTTTCGTAGCTCCTATCCTTGTAAGCATTTctttgccatttttattaaagaaaatctcACATGGTCTGCATTTGGCACCTCATATGCAAACTCTCCTTATTTCAAGCTGGATTTATTTTCACAGGAAATAAGTTTAGCACAATCCAATGAAATTTCCttacaaaatattcattttgaaCATACAGCACATTTCGAACATACAGCACCACTATCTAAATCGCCTTCATCTCCGCTTACTAAAGAGAATGTAATGGaattaaaaagtattgattGCACACAAGTAAATAATAGTCATGGTCTGATAGCTGAGGACCATACATCTGCAACTTGTCGTGAGCTTTTAAGTGAAATTAGGCAAATGAGTTATTTATGTCAATCACAACAAACCATTGATAATTTGTTTGAAGGGTTAcgtcaacttaaaaaaaatttagctgacAGTCTTCCAGCAGAAAAAGGAATTCTGCTACGCCCAGAGATTCAACCTGATACTTGGAGTAAGTCACTAACAAATTCACCAAAACTTTGCCACATTCCTAAGCGGTGCAAAAGAAAAATGACTAAAAGATTTGGTAATAAATATGATATTTGTAAGGCAGCCACAGATATCAGTGTAATGGctaaaaaaagtatgaatgatACCCTGACTGTTTCTGAGGTCACAAATGATTTGATTGATTTTGACAATTGTGACACATTTACTGTTTCTAACGATGCAATTGAAATAAAGCATCTTTCAACCGATGATAGCAATCACTCGTATGATGCTAACATAattgaagataaaaaacaaCTCGAAAAGATTTCTAGACGCATTCAAAGTCTTAAATCTTCATTGATTGGAAGTAGAGAACAATATGACATTTCTAACGGGCAGATGCTAAATGATAAGGTGATTCATTTTTGTCAGCAACTAATGTCActtcaattaaatattaatgttGGTCTGCAAGATCCTATTAAAGGACAAGTTTTATCTTTTCATATCTACACCAGCACACCATTTGTCCAAATTCTTCATGATGGAAATCTTCACTGGATATGTGTGACAACATATGATTGCAAACCAGGggagatatatatatttgacaGCCTTTTCCACGGTTCAGTCAGCATGCAGACAAAAAGGCAAATATGCGCCATTTTACATTGTCAACAAAataatcttgttttaaaagttttaccaGTTCAACAGCAAACAAATGGTGTGGATTGTGGAATTTATGCTGTTGCATGGGCTCGTCAGATTCTTGAAACAAAAGGTGTACCATCAACAAATATGATGTTTGAACAAAGTGAAATGAGAAGTCATCTCCTAAAATGTATATCAAACAACAGGATGGATATATTTCCAGCCACTGCAAAGCCTTTATTGTTTAGAAGATGTGTTGCTAAGATTTTTCGTGTTCCACTGCATTGCTCATGTCGCATGTTTTGGCTACCTGGAGACGAAGACATATTTAACAG gcaAATGGCACAATGCTGTGGTTGTAGTAAATGGTTTCATCGTGACTGTGAACAAATCCCACTAAGTGCTTATGAAAAAGAAGATGAAATTTGGATTTGTCAAGATTGCCAGaaccaatcaaaataa
- the LOC124810593 gene encoding uncharacterized protein LOC124810593 isoform X3 — MIENNVHQDLEDVTNANSVASTSLSSSTSVMETKHILATYADVCAKIKEHELLHTVHYIVGFTRCMEKSFEEVFLRNHKVFFEDKDISYTGVPFIVSSNSTLDCQHGKDKNSNKKALYKIKKKKDALDRDSSWLRKEVSKKLRAVLALKNTVLMCRKYILLIPSISAHTNHLIGDVAGLNQPICQELIIKIGELVKKGVNSVSEMRRHLDAFIQVEFNSNNILQKTNKRFFPSDETIANHILRARQKLCRSLIDQECLLDKINEWKIYFQDATIKFRPKGGFNSEKNNLELKSSLLFVYQDIWQKRLLLRYGNELAFLDATYRTTRYALPLFFLVVKTNIDYQIVAIFVCEYETTEAITEALMCIKEWNPLFQPKFFCTDYSNEEINSLESVFPGCKVSICDFHREQAWERWLSKTTNGCSNVKDDVKVKLREIAHAKTIDDCKKAIQNLEESLEWRNNPKLVEYLKSTWLCIQKRWVFAYRLDRILLNVNTNNGTERQNQYFKYSFLEKRKNSSLTAMLSICIEEFLPHKYDNYCDENRRAHSSYRKYHDQIPAYLINRPPSLVKHCMKLIDKLQGVDLRGVTAVTDKLYNVASFNSNIREIYQCYLGDSEHLPTCSCPNWFRSSYPCKHFFAIFIKENLTWSAFGTSYANSPYFKLDLFSQEISLAQSNEISLQNIHFEHTAHFEHTAPLSKSPSSPLTKENVMELKSIDCTQVNNSHGLIAEDHTSATCRELLSEIRQMSYLCQSQQTIDNLFEGLRQLKKNLADSLPAEKGILLRPEIQPDTWSKSLTNSPKLCHIPKRCKRKMTKRFGNKYDICKAATDISVMAKKSMNDTLTVSEVTNDLIDFDNCDTFTVSNDAIEIKHLSTDDSNHSYDANIIEDKKQLEKISRRIQSLKSSLIGSREQYDISNGQMLNDKVIHFCQQLMSLQLNINVGLQDPIKGQVLSFHIYTSTPFVQILHDGNLHWICVTTYDCKPGEIYIFDSLFHGSVSMQTKRQICAILHCQQNNLVLKVLPVQQQTNGVDCGIYAVAWARQILETKGVPSTNMMFEQSEMRSHLLKCISNNRMDIFPATAKPLLFRRCVAKIFRVPLHCSCRMFWLPGDEDIFNRQMAQCCGCSKWFHRDCEQIPLSAYEKEDEIWICQDCQNQSK; from the exons ATGATCGAAAATAACGTGCACCAAGATTTGGAAGATGTAAcga aTGCAAATTCTGTTGCATCAACTTCACTGTCAAGTTCAACTTCCGTTATGGAAACAAAGCACATTTTAGCTACATATGCAGATGTTTGTGCTAAAATAAAAGAGCATGAATTATTGCACACTGTTCATTACATTGTTGGTTTTACAAGATGCATGGAAAAAAGCTTCGAAg AAGTATTTTTGAGAAATCATAAAGTGTTTTTTGAGGATAAAGATATCTCTTACACAGGAGTACCATTCATTGTTTCATCAAATAGCACTCTAGACTGTCAACACGGCAAGGacaaaaatagcaataaaaaagctctgtacaaaattaaaaaaaaaaaagatgcg CTGGATCGAGATTCAAGTTGGCTAAGAAAAGAAGTTTCCAAAAAATTACGTGCAGTTTTAGCTTTGAAAAATACAGTTTTAATGTgcagaaaatatatattgctAATTCCTTCAATTTCTGCTCATACCAACCATCTTATTGGTGAT gTCGCAGGTCTTAATCAACCTATATGCCAAGAACTCATAATTAAAATCGGTGAGTTGGTCAAAAAGGGTGTAAATTCTGTTTCTGAAATGAGACGTCATCTAGATGCCTTCATTCAGGTggaatttaattcaaataacatTCTTCAAAAGACAAACAAACGTTTTTTCCCAAGTGATGAAACAATTGCAAATCATATATTGAGAGCTAGACAAAAGCTTTGCAGATCACTGATAGATCAAGAATGTCTTTTGGACAAGATTAATGAATGGAAAATATACTTTCAAGATGCAACAATCAAGTTTAGACCCAAAGGAGGATTTAATTCAGAAAAGAATAATTTAGAACTTAAAAGTTCATTGTTGTTCGTATATCAAGATATATGGCAAAAGAGACTGCTGTTACGATATGGTAATGAACTTGCCTTTCTCGATGCTACGTACCGAACAACCAGATATGCGCTGCCTCTCTTTTTCCTTGTTGTTAAAACTAATATTGATTACCAAATTGTGGCTATTTTTGTGTGTGAGTATGAAACTACTGAAGCTATAACAGAGGCACTTATGTGCATCAAAGAATGGAATCCATTGTTCCAGCCAAAGTTTTTTTGTACTGATTATTCAAATGAAGAAATAAATTCACTTGAATCTGTGTTTCCAG GATGTAAAGTGTCTATTTGTGATTTTCATCGAGAACAAGCTTGGGAACGATGGCTGTCTAAAACTACTAATGGCTGTAGCAATGTAAAAGATGACGTTAAAGTTAAGCTTCGTGAAATTGCACATGCTAAAACAATAGATGATTGCAAAAAAGCTATTCAGAACTTAGAGGAATCACTAGAATGGCGAAATAACCCAAAACTTGTAGAATATTTGAAAAGCACTTGGTTATGTATTCAAAAG AGATGGGTATTTGCTTATAGGCTAGATCGAATTTTGCTGAATGTCAACACCAATAATGGAACTGAAAGGCAGAaccaatatttcaaatacaGTTTTTTGGAAAAACGAAAGAATTCTTCTCTAACAGCTATGCTCAGTATTTGCATAGAAGAATTTCTTCCGCACAAATATGATAA ttattgtgaTGAAAATAGAAGAGCACATTCCTCATATAGGAAATACCATGATCAAATTCCAGCTTATTTGATTAATCGGCCACCATCTTTAGTTAAGCATTGTATGAAGTTGATAGATAAATTACAAGGTGTGGATTTGCGTGGCGTTACTGCCGTGACAGACAAACTGTACAATGTTGCttcttttaattcaaatattagAGAAATATACCAATGTTACCTTGGGGATTCAGAACACTTGCCGACTTGTTCATGTCCTAATTGGTTTCGTAGCTCCTATCCTTGTAAGCATTTctttgccatttttattaaagaaaatctcACATGGTCTGCATTTGGCACCTCATATGCAAACTCTCCTTATTTCAAGCTGGATTTATTTTCACAGGAAATAAGTTTAGCACAATCCAATGAAATTTCCttacaaaatattcattttgaaCATACAGCACATTTCGAACATACAGCACCACTATCTAAATCGCCTTCATCTCCGCTTACTAAAGAGAATGTAATGGaattaaaaagtattgattGCACACAAGTAAATAATAGTCATGGTCTGATAGCTGAGGACCATACATCTGCAACTTGTCGTGAGCTTTTAAGTGAAATTAGGCAAATGAGTTATTTATGTCAATCACAACAAACCATTGATAATTTGTTTGAAGGGTTAcgtcaacttaaaaaaaatttagctgacAGTCTTCCAGCAGAAAAAGGAATTCTGCTACGCCCAGAGATTCAACCTGATACTTGGAGTAAGTCACTAACAAATTCACCAAAACTTTGCCACATTCCTAAGCGGTGCAAAAGAAAAATGACTAAAAGATTTGGTAATAAATATGATATTTGTAAGGCAGCCACAGATATCAGTGTAATGGctaaaaaaagtatgaatgatACCCTGACTGTTTCTGAGGTCACAAATGATTTGATTGATTTTGACAATTGTGACACATTTACTGTTTCTAACGATGCAATTGAAATAAAGCATCTTTCAACCGATGATAGCAATCACTCGTATGATGCTAACATAattgaagataaaaaacaaCTCGAAAAGATTTCTAGACGCATTCAAAGTCTTAAATCTTCATTGATTGGAAGTAGAGAACAATATGACATTTCTAACGGGCAGATGCTAAATGATAAGGTGATTCATTTTTGTCAGCAACTAATGTCActtcaattaaatattaatgttGGTCTGCAAGATCCTATTAAAGGACAAGTTTTATCTTTTCATATCTACACCAGCACACCATTTGTCCAAATTCTTCATGATGGAAATCTTCACTGGATATGTGTGACAACATATGATTGCAAACCAGGggagatatatatatttgacaGCCTTTTCCACGGTTCAGTCAGCATGCAGACAAAAAGGCAAATATGCGCCATTTTACATTGTCAACAAAataatcttgttttaaaagttttaccaGTTCAACAGCAAACAAATGGTGTGGATTGTGGAATTTATGCTGTTGCATGGGCTCGTCAGATTCTTGAAACAAAAGGTGTACCATCAACAAATATGATGTTTGAACAAAGTGAAATGAGAAGTCATCTCCTAAAATGTATATCAAACAACAGGATGGATATATTTCCAGCCACTGCAAAGCCTTTATTGTTTAGAAGATGTGTTGCTAAGATTTTTCGTGTTCCACTGCATTGCTCATGTCGCATGTTTTGGCTACCTGGAGACGAAGACATATTTAACAG gcaAATGGCACAATGCTGTGGTTGTAGTAAATGGTTTCATCGTGACTGTGAACAAATCCCACTAAGTGCTTATGAAAAAGAAGATGAAATTTGGATTTGTCAAGATTGCCAGaaccaatcaaaataa